Within the Ananas comosus cultivar F153 unplaced genomic scaffold, ASM154086v1, whole genome shotgun sequence genome, the region cgcttcgtatacagaaaaaattcctatatatacggcgggtctgttagcgtgtcCGGGGAAACGAGGaatccgggacgtgacaatttcatttcatttattttatcttaGTCAAATAATAGAAGACGATAACTCAGATTATTTTGCAAAAATTCGAGAGTATATTCTAAGCAGGACAGATCAAATGTCAGGTCTATTGTTGCATGATACATGATCCAACTAAACCATTTTGGTCACTAACAAGAGCCCTTCTGGAAGGCCAGCATGAGAATATACTAAATACATTTCGCATGTGGTGATAGTGTCCAAATTTGTTGTACCAAGCCTCTAAGTTTAGGAAGGTTGAAGAGTAATTGCAGTTGGAAAAGAACTAATATAAAATCCTCTGAAGTATCCCACTAAGTCGCATGCCGAAGAAGCATATTTTAACGTGAATTGGATAATCTTTGAGTTTTTCATATATTTGAAGTCGTGAAGACTTTAGctatcatctttttcttctaaAAATATGTCTGATAGCTCTTCCTTACCCTCCTCTTATCTATTATTTCTTATTGCTTTCTAACTAGTGAATAAAGATTTTAGGCATCTCCTATCCGACAAATTTGAATGTTGCAGAAAATTGGTGAAAAACCAACTTGAATAAATGGCGTATAGCCTTATCATGATCAGTTTTCCTGAACAAATATGTTGAGGGTTCATTTATCAACCACTAGAACTTTTTGTGACCACCGTGCCGGTCAAACCTAAGTGTGACCTTTTGTCCGAAGTTAAATTTCCGTTGCTTCTTGAGATACCAGGCACCTGATTTTATAAGACATTATGTAAGCTACCTCACTCTATATGATGAGAATTCAGCATAAAAATTTGTCATACGTGATTTACCAAATGTTTGAAGTTGTAGAAAATTACTTGATGCAGGACCAAGTGACCCAATTGATCGGACACAATGGTTCATTGGTTCAATTCAGTGGTCTTTATGGATCGAATTTGGGTCCAAAAcgaattaatttctttttgctTTATCAAAAGTTTTTATTACAATGTAGGAACAGTTCtatatttgaataattttagtTCGATTACCCTTTTTCTTAGAAATCAGGATTCATTaggattttattagatttatttctttcctttttaaaGAGATATTAGGACTGGATTAGGATTTGGCTAAGATTTGATTAGAATTTGATATGTGTACTAGgattattgattattttttccATATTTGTTTTTCCTAGTAGTATTAGATTAGAAACTCTATGTAAGGCCTCAAGCCTCACTCTTGtattatgatgatgatgattatgaTTGATTAATATTTACATTAATAAGAGAGGATTTGGAGCTTTAGTGTTgagtgattttttatttttccttcgcGAAAGCATCACCCCTAATGGGGTCCAGTACTAAAATTATTTGTTCCATGTTTGTTTTCCTATTAGTATTAGATTAGAAACTCTCTAAACAAGATCGCAAACTTCTCTTgtatgatggtgatgatgattgattatatttaatttaataaggaATGATACTATTAGATTAGAAACTCCCTAAACAAGATCTCAAACTTCTCTTgtatgatggtgatgatgattgattatatttaatttaataaggaATGATTCGGATCCCTCGTGTACAAGCAATCCTTTAGTTTTCCTTTGTGAAAGTATCTAGAAGGAATCCAGCAATAGAATTCCTTTGTGAAAGCATCTAGAAAGAATCCAGCAATAGAATGAGTCCGTTTCAAGAGTGGGTCACGATTATCTTTCCCCAAACTTTTTCTTTCGTATTATCTTTCacacatttttttattcataattttctgCAACTTCTCTTAATTTTCGTAAGttttatcatcaaaaaaaataaaaaaaaattcagaaaattatcAAAGAACGTTTGGAAAAAATTTCAATCTTATTATCGAGCCCAACCCTATTTTTACTACACGGGAAATCAATTTTCTAAAAGCATGTTtcaaagttaaatatttaagaaaattaagatCAACATCATACTTCACAAGAATCAACCAACTGCTTGACGTATCTCACAAGTTGATCAGATATGTGATATAAATCATGAATTTACAGCATAAAGTGAATAAACAGAGCACATTAAAGAAGGATTAAAACACTTCACCTCGAGCATTCAGCATTCTTATTTCATAGGCAGGAAAGGGAATGAAATTCCCAGATGTAGTTTATTTTTGTTGGCCTGGATGATTGATAGTATTTGCACTCATTTAAATTACACTCAAGTAGATGACTCTATTATGCTATCAGTAGAAAGAAGTTTGAGAAAAGAAGGAACAACAAACAACATTGGACAAGAGGTCATACCATAGCACAAATGAAGCACAAAGCCGAGGATGCTGAAATAGTACCTTTAGTTTTTGTGTTGCAGTCTCCCGCTCTCCGCACCAGCATATGGATCTATGATAACATTAATTACAGCAGGTTTCCTGGCACTGAAGGATTCAGAAAGAGCAGATTTAAGCTCTTGAGGGGTTGCAGCCACATAGCCTTTGCCCCCAAAGGCTTCAATGAGAGCATGGTAAGCTGCATTGGGAACAAAGGAAGTCGGAGCAGGATCATCTTTGTACGGTCCTGTAATTTCATCTGAACTTCTTCTATCACCGCCGTATACACCACCATTATTAAAGACGATGACCACTACTGGCAATTGGTACCTCACCAATGTCTGCAGAGTAACGAAAAAAGGCTCTTTCAGTGGGGTAGAAGAGAACGTCGAATACTGGTACCTCACTAATGCTACAAATAACATATGTTGCAGCCAGACTAGTTAGTTATTATTACTTGCTTGAAATGAGAATCAAACAGCTATACAAATTAGCGCATACTATAGAGTTAAGTACCGGACAGAAGCAcagaaaactatgctactactGCAAGAACAAATGCCATGGTAGAGTGTTAATTAATGCAATGCACGCAATAATTTGCATCGGAGAGCAGCTGCACTCAACAATACCGAACatgatcaaaagaaaataagcaAGGAAAACAGTTATGTCCTGTCATCAAAGTGGCTAGCTTCACGGAAAATGCATCCATATTCTAGCTGGATATTCCCATGCAAATCCTCTCTCTCCGAATTTAATTTCATTACCATGTTTTAGTTTCATCCTATTTTAATATCTTAGTATTTATTGGTTGAAACTGTTAAATTCAGTCTAAAGCATCCAACCAATAAAACACCAATTCAACAACATGTGTCTATATAAAAACAGAGAATTTTTTCCTGTTTCTTTTTTGACATGGAAGTTTATTTTATCCATTCGAACTCAATGCTTTCCAAAGAGGCTCTCTTTCCTTCCCTGGAGAAGTGGAGAAGCACTCACTAGGAGCATGATCATCCTAGCATcgttttctctctattttgcACTTCATTCGCGAATCTATCCGGAACAAGTAACGCTACCCAGTACTTTTAATTGCATAGAAATAGTGATCAAACTGAGATGCCTGATAAGAAATCGCTGATCGTACCTCGACCTCCATCGCGCTGAATCCAAAGCCAGAATCCCCTTCCACAGCCACCACCAGCCGGCCAGGCGATGCCACAGCAGCAGCAATGCAGTAACCTAAACCAACCCCCATCGTCCCCCATGTCCCTGCATCCAACCTCGTCCGAGGTTCATTCTGCACCAGCACCGCCCTCCCCACATCCATCGTGTTCGCCCCTTCCGACACAAGGATTGGCGCCGGGCTCCCCTCTGCAAGAATCGCATCCCTTATAATCCTCATCGGCGTGAAGAAATTGAATGGCACCACGTCCTTGCCCAGCTGAGCCTCTTTCTTGGCTGCATTCTCCTTTACCTTCTTTGAGATGGCCTCCACCCAAGGATGCGATCTGCCCAAACAGAAGGGATCGTCCTTAATCTCTTCGTTGATCAAATTGAGAATCCTCTTCGCATCTCCCACCAACCCAATGTGGGGCTTCCGGAGCTCAATTTCTTCCTTGGATATATCCACCAGAATAAACTTAACATCTTTGGACCAGCGTGGCGGCTCGCCAAAGTGGAGCAGCCAGTTGAGGCGCGCACCGACGACCAACGCAACGTCGCAACGACCGATGGCCAGCGACCTTGCGGCAGAGGCTGCGAGCTCGTGGGTGTCGGGCAGCAACCCCTTCCCCATTGGCGTCGGCAGGAATGGGATTCCGGTCGTGTCGATCAACTTCTTCAGGGCATCTTCCGCCCGCGCGTAGGCCGCCCCTTTCCCGAACACGATCAAGGGCCTCTGGGCGCGCCGCAGCAGGGACACCGCATTTTCGATTTCCAGGGTTTCCGGGTCCCTAATTTGCCCGACCCTAGGGTTCGCGGGCCCGGCCAAGAGCATCGCGGCCTCCGATTCAGGGATCGTCTCGTGGAGGACGTCGGACGGGAGGTCGAGATAGCAGCCGCCGGGCCTGCCAGCTGCGGCGACGGCCAGGACCTCACGGACGAGGGGAGGGATGTCGGCAACGCGGGCGGCCTTGACGGCGAGCTTGACGAAGGGCTTGACGGCGGCGATCTGGTCGAGCTCCTGGAAGTCGCCCTTGCCGAAGTCGGCCTGGTCGCAGGAGCCGGAGATGAGGACGGTGGGCCAGGCGTTGGCGGCGGCGTTGGAGAGGCCGGCCAGGCCATGGACGCAGCCGGGGCCGGAGACGGTGAGGAGGACGCCGGGCGCGCCGGTGAGGTACCCGTAGGCAGAGGCGGCGTAGCCGGCGGACTGCTCGTTGTGGAAGGCGAGGAAACGGACGCCGGCGGCCACGGCGCGGGTGGCCACGGCCGTGACGGGGATGCCCACCACGCCGAACATGTGGCGGACGCCCGCCGCGGCGAGGGCGCGGGCCACGAGGGCGCTGCCGTCGACCGGGGGATCGGACtcatctagggttagggtttcgaggGTTTTGGGCTCGGATTCGACCGCCATGGACTAAGGGCTAGTGCAAGCTTTGTCCTGTAGTAGAGACTAGAGACCGGTCAGAGGCAGAGagtgctattattattattattattattattattattattattatttgcttgAAAGCTTTCTAATAACGTGAAACACGGAAGTGAGGTTGTTATCTCCCCTGCTGGACGCCAAAAAATTCTACAGATGCAATAAAAACACGGGTAGGCGGCTACGTCTTCAAGcttccggcggcggcggcgggatgACGCCTGCCCGAGATGGAGACAACTTCATGTTTGTTGCTCCAAAATAGCTGAAAAAATCACTTTCACAAAAATaacttggccaatttgcataaaaaatccacttattttggacttttacaaaatcgggccatctttttcgtttttgcagattcggtccgctttttcagcaaactgaccaaaataccatttttactttttttctttcctctttctctcttctattcatttctctcgttttttttttttctcgccggcagagcggaggcggaaacggtccgtctcgcctctcaccctcattctctcaccctcgccctcgcccttgccctcgtcgaCGCACCCCTcatcttcctcgcctccaaccccgccaaggccgcgccgcgacttttttttttttgcttttttcttttcttttcttctctgactcttctccaccgtcttcgacgacgacgcctctctcgtccGTCcctgcccttctcatctctccctctccctcattctctgtcgcctccgacgacaatgcatcttcgccggcgccgacgtcgacaccgtggaggtcactgcggcgctacaggctcggagcggggatccttagcggtgtcgtcgccggcaccgtggctgtttgtagagagggtgacaaaaaaaaattatagaaaaaatagaaaaaaaataaagataaaacattatataaaaagaaggatgaacatAAAATcgtatcgttaactgcaaaaaaatttataagttgcactatttaagatgtaaactgcagctttaagataaaaattacactctttaaataaaaattacactctttgagagatatttacactctttgagagatatttacattgtttctcttcttattacactctttcaaatgtaaactgcatccattaagataaaagttacactctttaaacaaaagttgcactgtttctcctcttgttgcaccatttctcctcctgttacactattttttatcttaaactgcacccatttaagagatatttatactgcttctcctcttgttgcactgtttctcctcttgttgcaccatttatcctcttgttacactgttttttatcttaaactgcacccttttaagggatatttatactgtttctcctctcgttgcactgtttctcctctagttgcaccatttctgtgtagataagaagagaaatagtgcaacaagaagagaaactgcactgttttaaaagatatatctactgcttcttctcttgttgcactgtttctcctcttattgcaccatttctgtataaacaagaggagaaatagtgcaacaagaggagaaacagtataaatatctcttaaaggggtgcagtttaagataaaaataatgtaacaagagcagaaatagtgtaacaagaggagaaacagtgcaagaagagaagaaactgcactgttgtaagagatatatatactgcttctcctcttgttgcaccatttctgtgtaaacgagaggagaaatagtgcaacaagaggagaaacagtgcaacaaaaggagaaactgcactgttttaagagatatatatatattgtttctcctcttgttgcaccatttctgtgtaaacaagaggagaaatagtgtaactgcactgttttaagagatatatctactgtttcttctcttgttgcactgtttctcctcttgttgcaccatttctgtgtaaaca harbors:
- the LOC109703992 gene encoding 2-hydroxyacyl-CoA lyase-like, whose translation is MAVESEPKTLETLTLDESDPPVDGSALVARALAAAGVRHMFGVVGIPVTAVATRAVAAGVRFLAFHNEQSAGYAASAYGYLTGAPGVLLTVSGPGCVHGLAGLSNAAANAWPTVLISGSCDQADFGKGDFQELDQIAAVKPFVKLAVKAARVADIPPLVREVLAVAAAGRPGGCYLDLPSDVLHETIPESEAAMLLAGPANPRVGQIRDPETLEIENAVSLLRRAQRPLIVFGKGAAYARAEDALKKLIDTTGIPFLPTPMGKGLLPDTHELAASAARSLAIGRCDVALVVGARLNWLLHFGEPPRWSKDVKFILVDISKEEIELRKPHIGLVGDAKRILNLINEEIKDDPFCLGRSHPWVEAISKKVKENAAKKEAQLGKDVVPFNFFTPMRIIRDAILAEGSPAPILVSEGANTMDVGRAVLVQNEPRTRLDAGTWGTMGVGLGYCIAAAVASPGRLVVAVEGDSGFGFSAMEVETLVRYQLPVVVIVFNNGGVYGGDRRSSDEITGPYKDDPAPTSFVPNAAYHALIEAFGGKGYVAATPQELKSALSESFSARKPAVINVIIDPYAGAESGRLQHKN